CAGTAAAACCAGAAGCTGGATTAGAGTTTAAATACATTCAGCCGCTTGCAGTAAGAACAAATTTGACAGTAGGAGTTACAGCTGCTTATGAAAATGAGCTTGGAAAACTGCAAAATAGAAATCAGGCGAGAGTAAGATACACAACAGCAGACTGGTATAATCTTGAAAAGGAAAAGGAAGATAAGCGTGGAAACGGTAAATTTGACTTGAATATCGGGGTTGACAATACTAGATTTGGCGTTACAGTAAATGCTGGATATGATACTAAGGGAAATAATATTCGAGGTGGAATTGGATTTAGAGCGATTTATTAATTTTAAGTTTAGCAAGGGATATTAATCCCTTGTTTACTATATATGAGAAAACATTTTGGAACGAAAAAATAATTAAATACTGAATAAAAAAAATTTTAAAAAAATCATTTAAAAATTCAAAAAAATAGGGTATAATTAATTATAGAAAAAAATATAAAATTTTTAGGAGGAGAAAATGAAAAGAATTGTAACAATTTTTAGTGTAATTTTTGCACTAATGTTAATCGCAGCTTGTGGAAATAAGCCAGCTACTGGAGAGCAGGTAAAAGATGGAAAAACTTTTACTGATTCAACAAATTCTAAAAAATCTGTTGCAGTAGTTTACTCTACAGGTGGAAAAGGTGACAAATCGTTTAATGATGCGACTTTTAGAGGATTACAAAAGGCTCAGAAGGAGCTTGGGATTTCTTTTAAAGAATACGAGCCAAAAGATCCAGCGACAGAAGCAAAAAATGCTTTGACACAATTTGCAGAAACTGGAGAATTTGACTTGATTATCGCAGTTGGTTATACAATGAAGGATTCACTAGTTGCAGTAGCAAAAGCATTCCCTGATCAAAAATTTGCAATAATTGACGAAACTGTAACTGGCCTTCCAAATGTTACTTCTATCTTGTTTAAAGAACATGAAGGATCATTCCTTGTAGGTGCATTAGCCGGAATGATGGACAAGACAGGAACTATTGGATTTGTCGGAGCAAATGAATCTGAATTAATTAATAGATTTTATGCTGGATATGCACAAGGTGCAAGATATATAAAACCTAGCATCAAAGTTTTACCTGTTTATATCGGAGGAAGCAATTCTTTCAATGACCAGGCATCAGCTAAAGCAAAAACAGAAACATTAATTCAACAAGGTGCAGATGTAATTTATCACGCAGCTGGAGCAAGCGGACTTGGAGTATTCCAAGCAGTTAAAGAAAAAAATGTTTATGGAATTGGTGTAGATTCTAACCAAGATTCCCTATATCCTGGAACAATCTTAACTTCTATGATGAAATATGTTGACAATGCAGTATTTGATGTTATAAAAACTACTGTTGAAGGAAAATTCCAAGCAAAAGTCCAAACTTTCGGAATCAAGGAAAATGGAGTAGGAACTACAGACTTTGAATTTACAAAGGATAAAATTGGTGAAGAAAACATCAAACGTCTTGAACAAATTAAACAAGATATTAAAGATGGAAAAATTGTAGTAAAACCTTCAATATAATTTCAAAGCAATAAATATAATTATTTGACATCTATATTAAATAATATTTCTTTAAATTCAAAAAATTACCAACGGCTGTTTTAGAATTGATATAAAAATTAAATATCATTCTTTTACAGCCTTTTCTTTATTAGAAAATTTAAAATTAAATAGGAGATGATTTTATGAGAGCAGTCGACATAATTCAAAAAAAGCGTGATAATAACGAACTTTCAGAAACGGAAATTGAATTTTTATTAAATGGGTATTTATCGGGAAATATACCCGATTATCAGATGGCGGCATTTCTTATGGCTGTTTATTTCAACGATATGACAAAAAACGAATTGTTAAAATTTACAATGTTAATGCGAGATTCTGGAGATACTATAAAATTTGAGGGAATAAATAGGTTTCTTGTGGACAAGCACAGTACTGGCGGGGTTGGCGATAAAGTTACAGTTATTCTTTCTCCTATTTTATCGGCACTTGGAATGGCAAATGTAAAGCTATCTGGAAAGGGTCTTGGACATACTGGCGGAACAATTGACAAATTTGAATCAATTCAAGGCTTTAAATTTTCAACAACAAAAGAAGAAATCACAAAAATTGCCAACAAAACTGGAATTGGTCTTATGGGCTACAGCAATAAAATTGTCCCTCTTGACAAAAAATTATACTCTTTACGTGATGTTACGGCAACTGTTCCAAGTATTCCGCTAATTGCAAGCAGCATTATGAGCAAAAAACTGGCAATTCATTCGGATGTTATAATTCTTGATGTAAAAGTTGGAGATGGAGCTTTTATGAAAAATTTGGATCAAGCTAAAAAATTAGCAGAACGAATGATGGAAATTGGCAAAGGAGCAGGCAGAAAAGTTAAGGTTGTGCTTAGCAATATGGATGAGCCGCTGGGATATGCAGTTGGAAATGCGAATGAAATTATTGAGGCAATAGAATTTTTAAAGGGAAACTATGCTGATGATGTGAAAAAAGTTGTCTATACAATCGCAGGTCTTGCATTAAAGGAAAAAGGTGAAATATCAGAACTTTGTGAGGCTTATGAAAAAATAGACAAAGTTATAAAAAATGGAAGCGCATTACGGATATTAGGTGAATTTATTGGAGAAAGCGGCGGAAATAAGGAACTTGTAAATAATTACGATTTGCTTCCAAAAGCCAAATATAAAATGGAAATTTTTTCTGAAAATGCAGGATATATAAAAAGAATAAAAACAGAAAAAATTGGAAAGGCTGCAATGATTATTGGTGCTGGCCGTGCTAAAAAAGGAGATGAGATTGATCATTCGGCAGGAATAAATATTTTTAAGAAAGCAGGAGAAAAAATTGCGAAAAATGAAAAAATTGCTGAAATTTACTATAATGACAATAAAAATATAACCGAATCTCAAAATATGGTCTTGGAGGCTTTTGAACTGACTAAAGAAAAAGTTGAAAAACCAGAAGCTATTTTAGAAATAATTGAATAAAAAAACTACACTCTATACTATTTTCCATTTAAATAGCAGATAAATCATAAATTTTTTTGCAAGGGGTTAAACCCCCTTGTTTAGCGTATATAATCTCTGTCTTTTAAATAGGTTTAGTATTAAGTGTAGTTTCTATTAATCAAATACTTTTATTTTTACACGTTTCTTCTTTCACGTTCTCTTCTTTCCCTTCGTGAAAGCGGACGTCTTGGTTCGTTTATCGCATCATTTGGAACATCGTCACCAATCATTTCATTTTCATTATGTTCGTATTTTACATTTGAAACTTCTTCATGTGTCAAATTATTTGTATCTTCTTCGCTACGAACTCTTAGTTTAAGGATAAATGAACTTGTTTCACGTTTTATTGCATCTATCATTTCATTATAAACATCGAAAGCTACAATTTTATAATCGTGAATTGGATTTCTTTGTCCATAAGAACGCAATCTTATTCCTTCACGCAGTTCTGTCAAATCCTTCAAATGTTGTCGCCATTTAGAATCCAGCACTTCTAACATAATATATCTTTCGATTCTTCTAAATACTTCACTTCCAACAGCTTCTTCCTTTTCATCATAAACTTTTATCAAGTCATCATAAACTTTGTCAGAAATTTCTTCAGCGCTTGCATCTTGTAAGTCTTCTGAAATTTCATATTCAAATGTTTCTTGAAGTTTGTCTGCCAATAAATTGAAGTCCTTTTCTCCATTGCCTTCACCAACATAAGCTGAATTTACAATATCGTCCACTGTATCTGAAATCATTCCAGTAATCAATTCCTTAAGATTTTCATTTTTCAAAATGGCATCCCTTTGTTCATAGACAACTTCCCTTTGAGTATTGTTTACATCATCATATTCAATAAGGCTTTTTCTTGATGAAAAGTTTCTGCTTTCAATACGTTTTTGCGCATTTTCTACAGATTTACTGATTTGTTTATGACGAATTTCCTCATCTTCATCAATTTTTAACATTTTCATCATTGCTTTTAACTTATCTCCACCAAACAATCTCATCAAGTCATCATCTAGCGACAAATAAAATTCAGATGTTCCTGGATCTCCTTGACGTCCAGCACGTCCTCTTAACTGATTGTCAATACGTCTGCTTTCGTGTCTTTCAGTTCCTAAAATAAACAGCCCTCCAGCTTCGATAACCCGTTTTTTGTCCTCTTCGCATTCCTTCGCATAAGTTTTATAAACATCTTCATATTCTGGTGTTCCCTTAACTGCAACTTTTGTAGCAAAAGACTCTGCATCTCCACCAAGTTTTATATCTGTTCCACGTCCTGCCATATTTGTCGCAATCGTTACTGTTTTAAAACGTCCAGCCTGTGCTATGATTTCCGCTTCTCTTTCGTGATGTTTTGCATTTAATATTTCATGCGGAATTTTTGCCTTTTTAAGAAGTGCTGATACTTCTTCAGAATGTTGTATTGAAGCTGTACCGACAAGAACTGGCTGTCCCTTTTCATAAAGCTCTTCTATTTTTCTTGCAATTGCTTTATATTTAGCATTTTTATTCATATAGATTACATCTGGCAGGTCAACTCTGGCTACAGGTCTATTTGTAGGCACTACAATAACTTTTAACTTATAAATTTGTTTAAATTCATCTTCTTCTGTTTTTGCAGTCCCTGTCATTCCAGAAAGTTTTTCATACATTCTAAAATAGTTTTGCAGTGTAATTGTCGCAAGTGTCTGATTTTCTCCTGCAACTTCCAATTTTTCCTTAGCTTCTATAGCCTGATGCAGCCCATCTGAATAACGTCTTCCTTCCATAAGACGCCCAGTAAATTCATCAACTATAATAACTTCATTATCATCATTAATAATATAATCTCTATCTAGTTTAAATAATTCCTTTGCCTTCAATGCCTGTGTCAAAAAATGTGTCAGTTCAACATATTCTGGCGAATACAAATTTTCAATTTTCAATATTCTTTCAACATTTTTAATCCCTTTATCAGTAATCGTAACCGTATGCGACTTTTCATCAACTTCATAGTCTTCCCAGTCTTCATCAGGGATAACTGTATTTTTCTTATCTTTAATTTCTTCAGTCTTGTAACTTCTTTTAAGTTTTTTAGCAACTTCTGCAAAAGTGTTATACCACTCTGTAGTTTCTTCAGCAGCTCCCGAAATAATAAGCGGTGTTCTCGCTTCATCAATCAAAATCGAATCTATTTCATCGACAATAACATAATTATGCCCACGTTGAACCTTCTCATCGAGTTCTCCAACCATATTATCTCTCAAATAGTCAAATCCAAATTCATTGTTAGTTCCATAAGTAATATCACAGTTATATGCATTTTTTCTTTGTTCTGGCGTAATATTTCCAACAACAACTCCTGAAGTTAGCCCTAAAAACTCAAAAAGTCCAGCCATAATATCTCTATCCCGCTTTGCAAGATAATCATTAACCGTTACAACATGAACTCCTTTTCCTGGCAATGCGTTTAAATAAATTGCAAGTGTTGACATAAGGGTTTTTCCTTCCCCTGTCTTCATTTCCGCAATGCTTCCCTTATGCAAAATCATTCCACCAATAAGCTGAACATCATAATGACGCATTCCTAATAGTCTTTTAGCAGTTTCTCTCACTGTCGCAAATGCTTCCACCAATATGTCATCAAGTGACTCCTTTGCCAGTCTTTCTTTAAATTCCACAGTTTTATGCTGCAGCTGCTCATCTGTCAGTTTTTCAAAAATCGGTTCAATTTCATTAATTTTATTTACCAATTTCTGCATTTTTTTTATTTCTCTATCATCTGATGTACCAAATATTTTTTCTCCTAATTTTTTTAACATATTTTATAATTTTTCCTTTCTCATATTAAATTTTTCAAATTATATATTAAATCCATTTATTACAAAATATTCAGTTTTTATTCACGTATTCTCAAATTATTCTCATTCTTTTTACTAAAAAAAGCATAACTATCTTGGGAACCTCCAGAAATTTTACCATCATCCTGATAATTTTTATTTACAAAATAAATAATATCCTGATTCCCTTTAAACAAAAAAAACAAGTTATTATTATTTTTTTCCTTTTCCTTCCTTTTCCCAATCTTTTCCAGTTCTTGTGTAAAGCGCCTATTATCCCTGCTCTTAAACTGATTAATCTTCACAATCAGATCCCTAATATCTTCATGGCTCAAATTGTTCTCATTTACAAAAACACTCAATTTATGGCTAAAACTAGGCGTTCCTATCAAACTTGAATAAGTCATCATAAAAATAATACAAGTCATCACAAGCATTATACTTTTTCTTCTATCTATAATCATCTTTTTCATTATTATTTTTTATTCCTCTAAATTAAGTTATATATTTTAGTCAAAATTTACTTATTATATCATTTATTATGCCTTTTGTCTATTGTACTTATATTTAATATTTTTTATATTTAATTTTAATTATCTAACTTAAAAATTACGACAATCTATTTCTAAAATCCTCATACGTAAATCTTCTAATAACTTCAACTCCGCCTTTTTCAGTATAAACCGCAATCGCAGGCAAATTTATCCCATTAAAAGTATTTGTCTTTACCATACTGTAATGTGCCATATCAGTAAAAATCAGCTTATCTCCCACTTTTACCGGCTCATCAAAGGAATAGTCACCAATTATATCTCCAGCAAGGCAAGTAGGCCCTCCCAATCTATAAGTATATTTTTTTTCTCCTGGTATTCCTGAACCAAAAATAAATGGACGATACGGCATTTCAATTACATCTGGCATATGGCAGGAAGCTGAAGTATCCATCAACAAAATATCCATCTCATTTTTTGTAATATCCAAAACTTCTGAAACCAAGAATCCCGTATTTAGTGCAACTGCTTCACCAGGCTCCAAATAAACTTCAACATCATATTTTTCTTTAATATAATTTATCCATTTTATAAGTTTCTCAACATCATAATCCGCCCTTGTAATATGATGTCCGCCCCCAAAATTCAGCCATTTCATATCATACAAATATTTTCCAAATTTTTTTTCAAAAATCTTTAGAACATTTTCCAAGGCATCTGAATTTTGCTCACAAAGCGCATGAAAATGAAATCCATCCAACCCTTCAATCTCATCTTCCCTAAAATTTTCAAGCGTCACTCCAAATCTGGAAAATCTTCCCGCAGGATTATAAATTTCTGTTTCAACTTCAGAAAATTCTGGATTCAATCTAAGCCCGCAACTAATTTTCTTGCCATTTTTTTCTTCAAATTCCCTTACTTTATCTTTAAATTTTCTCCATTGATTAAAGGAATTAAACACAATATGATTTGTAATTTTCATAATTTCATCAAATTCATCTTCCCTGTAAGATGGATTAAAAATATGGGTTTCCAGTTTTCTTTCCGTATTTTTCAATTCCATTTCCTCATACCCAAGTCTTGCTTCAAACAGCGAACTTGCCGTAGTTCCATTCAAATATTTTCCAATTAGCGGATAAAAATAAAACATTGAAAATCCCTTTTGTGCAAGCAATATTTTACATCCTGTCCTATCAATTACACTTTTCAATATTTCAAGATTTCTTTTAAGCAATCTCTCATCTACTATAAACGCTGGCGTTGGCAAATTTGTTATATCCATATCAATATATTTATTTTTTGGCATTTTTATCATCTCCTTTTATATTTTTAAATTATTTTTAAAATTTTATTACAACATCTTTTATCTTTCAATTTTTATTTTTTTTAATAACAAATCTTTATCTCTTACTAGAAAATAAATAAATTATGTTTTAATAAAATTTATTAATACAGCAAGAAAATAAAACTGTCAACTTACTTTAAAAAAATTCAAATATATTATATCATATTTTCTTCAAAAATTAAAAAAAAGATTATTCCAATTATTTTTAGAATAATCAATTTTTATTTTTAATGAATTTATTTAATAATTATTTAAAATTCAAACCGCAGTTAAGTATTTAATCAGTTCTCAAAGCCTCCATCGGTTCCAATGCAGCAGCCTTTTTAGCTGGATAAACTCCAAATACAAGTCCAATAATTGTAGAAACAAATATACATATAAGTACTACACCTGGGCTTAATATTGGAGATGTCTTAATAAATATACCGATTAGAAGTGCCAAAGAATATCCAATTGCAACTCCAATTATACCTCCAAAAAATGTTAAAATTACCGCTTCAATCAAGAACTGCACAAGAATGTCCTTTGTTCTAGCCCCCAACGCTTTCCTTAGACCAACTTCCCTTATTCTTTCTGTAACACTGACAAGCATAATATTCATCACTCCAATTCCACCAACAAATAATGAAATTCCAGCAACTCCGCTGATAAATAAAGTTACCATATTCAAAATATTATTAAATTGATCTAGTCCAGAACTTTCTGATCTCACGTTATATTTGTCAAAAGAACTTCCTCTTCTTGACATTAAATCTTTAACTTCGGCCATTGCAATATTTAACGAATTTGCAGAAGTTGCCTTTACTTGCAGCTCTTCAAACTTATTCTGCTCCCCTCCATTAATAAATACTAAAAACTGATTTGGTATAAGCCCGCTCGACGGGGCACCTCCTCCACCTCCAAAATTTAAACTAGAATAAGGATCTTTATACACTCCGACAATAACTAACTCATATCTGTTCTTTTTAAAATTTAGAGTTACTTTTTTTCCTATTGGATTTTCATCTGGATATAACTGTTCTGCTGTGGAACTGTCGATTATTATAAATCTTCCGTCTTTTTTATATTCACTGGGTAAAAATTTTCTTCCCTTCACTATAGTAAAATTTGATATTTTAAAGTAATCTTCTGTGACTCCTGTACCCATAAACATTTTTGTATTTCCATCAATTTCAATTCTGGCAAAGGCACTAGAAGTTGGACTAACTGCTTCAACTTCTTCTATTTTTTTTATGTTTTCAATATCCTTTTCTGTCATCAGATCCTCAGTTTTATAAGTTTGTCCAGGAGAAGTGTCAATCGAAATATTAAAATTTCCCACTCCTAGCTTATTTAAATCCCCTGTTATATTTTGCTTCATTCCAGCTCCCAATGACGACATCATAATAACTGCTCCTATCCCAATTATTATACCTAACATCGTCAAAAATGATCTCACTTTATAACTAAGCAAATTGGATAAAGATAACTTTAGTGATTCTAAAAAATCCATTTACACTCCTCTCCGATTTACAACAATCTCATCTTTTTCAATTACGCCGTCTTTTAATCTAATAATTCTTTTACAATGTTCGGCGACATCTTCCTCGTGAGTTACCATAACAATCGTTGTTCCTTTATCGTTTAATTTTTTAAAGATTTCCAAAATTTCTTCAGTTGATTTGGAATCTAAATTTCCAGTTGGTTCATCCGCTAAAAGTATGTTTGGATTATTAATAATGGCTCTCGCAATTGCAACTCTTTGCCTTTGTCCTCCAGACATTTCATTTGGCTTATGATGAATCCTATCTCCAAGCCCTACACTTTCAAGTGCTTCTATTGCTCTTTTTATTCTTTCTGACTTTTTCACTCCTGCATAAAGTGCTGGAAGTGCGACATTTTCAACAGCATTCATTTTAGGAAGCAAATTAAAAGTCTGAAACACGAATCCAATTTTTTCATTTCTCACTTTTGCTAGTGCATCGCCTTTTATTCTAGAAACATCTTGACCATCCAAAATATATGTTCCTGAAGTCAGACTGTCAAGACAGCCCAAAATGTTCATAAGTGTGGATTTTCCACTTCCACTTGGTCCCATAAATGCGACAAACTCTCCTTTTTTGACCGATAGATTAAGTCCTTTTAATACGGTCAATTCTAAATTTCCATTTTTATAAGTCTTTACAATATCTTTTACGTCTATCATAAATTTACAATTCCTTTATCAAATTTTAAATTTTTTTACATAATTTTACATAGGCCCAGGACCTCCTGGTGCTGCCTCACCTGCTGGCACACTCTCTACATCTTGTGATTTTATTATTTTTTTATTGTCTTTTTTAGGTTTTTTCGGATCGGCAATTTTTATTTTCTGACCATCTTTTAAGGTTTCATCGACAACAGAAATTATGCTTTCTCCCATATTTAAACCTGAAATTATTTCATAGTTGCTTTCATCACTGACTCCTACTTTTACTTCTCTTTTTGTAATTTTTTTATCTTTTCCAACCGTAAATACAAAATATTTTTCATTTTCGTTTATTACTGCACTATATGGAATTTTTACAACATTTTTTCTTTCTTCATAAAAAATTGTGGCGTTTATCGTAGTTCCAGGTCTTAAATTTTTTGTATCATTCATTTTTATAGTGACGGTTGTGTTACTTTCATCCAAATTTTCACTTTTTTTCGCCACTCCAGCAATTTGCGATACATATCCTTCCACTTTTTCCCCCTTAGGTAGTGCATCTGATGTAATTTCCACTCTTTGTCCTACTTCTATGTCTTTTACTTGTGTATCTGAAAGGCTTACCTCTACTTTCATATTTTTAGAATCCGACACCTTGAACAAAGTCGATTCCGTATTTACTTTATAGTTTTCATCAGCTGTCATTTCTGTGATAACCCCGTCTACTGGACTTGTTATCTCATTTTTTATAAGCGTCATATCTTCCTGCAATGTCGCCAATTCCAATCTTGCAGTCTTTAGTGCAGTTCTTGCATCTTCTATATTAGTTCTTTCTTCACTATCAACGGTATCAGATTCTAGTCTAGAAGTTCTTAATGCTTTTCTTGCGTCATCCACATTAACCCTCGTTTCCCCTCCAACTTTATAAAGCTCTTCAGCATTATGCAAATCTCGTGACTTTTGCTGAATTTCTAAATTTTTAGTTTCTTTTTTTCTTCTAAGTGAACTTTGAGCACTAGCCAAATTTCGCTCATATTTTTGAATTTCCAAATTTTTCATCTGTATTTTTCTTAAAGTTTCATTTTTATCTGCTGGATAAAATGTAACAACTACATCTCCCTTTTTTACATTATCACCAGTTTTAAAAAATACATCTTTTACCCTTTGGCTAGAACTCGTATAAACCGACACTACATTATCCGACACAACTTGTCCTGTCTTTGAAACTGAAAGTGAAATATCTCCCATCCCAACTCTTGTCACTTCATATTCTGCCCCTTCATCTTTTTTTCCACAACTAATTAAACAAAATAATAAAATACTAAAAATTGAAAATATTTTTGCAATATTTTTTTTATCCTTTTTATCTTTTAAAATATAATTTTTCTCCATAAAATCACCTTTTTTTCTTTATTTTTTCTATTTTTACACTACTCCCTATTTAAAAGTAAATTTGTTATGAATTCTTTTTCATAAAGTATCTAGAATCCCCGTTACAAAATAACTGAAATATAATTTCTAGCTTTCTTATAAAATTTAAGAACATTACTTATAATATTTTATTTTTTTAGTAAATGCCGCCAATTCATTTTTAGCCGTTTCATAATCAATTATAGCCTTTTTATAATTATTTCGTTTTTCTACATAATTTGAATAAGTATCAACTCCCAATTCATATCTTTTCGCATAAATTTCATACTCTTTTTTCTTAATATTCATCGTATTTTCTGCAGTTAATTCATTTGTCTGATAAGTTGTATAAGTTATCATCTGCTGCCCAACATTTGATACTAATTCATTTTTCTTCTGTTCATATTGTAATTCTAGTTTTTCTTTTTCATTTTTCAAATCTTCAATCGTATCGTTATATCTTTTAAAAGTTTTAGAAACAGAAAGTCCCGCAACAATCGAATGAT
The DNA window shown above is from Leptotrichia wadei and carries:
- a CDS encoding BMP family lipoprotein, with protein sequence MKRIVTIFSVIFALMLIAACGNKPATGEQVKDGKTFTDSTNSKKSVAVVYSTGGKGDKSFNDATFRGLQKAQKELGISFKEYEPKDPATEAKNALTQFAETGEFDLIIAVGYTMKDSLVAVAKAFPDQKFAIIDETVTGLPNVTSILFKEHEGSFLVGALAGMMDKTGTIGFVGANESELINRFYAGYAQGARYIKPSIKVLPVYIGGSNSFNDQASAKAKTETLIQQGADVIYHAAGASGLGVFQAVKEKNVYGIGVDSNQDSLYPGTILTSMMKYVDNAVFDVIKTTVEGKFQAKVQTFGIKENGVGTTDFEFTKDKIGEENIKRLEQIKQDIKDGKIVVKPSI
- a CDS encoding thymidine phosphorylase produces the protein MRAVDIIQKKRDNNELSETEIEFLLNGYLSGNIPDYQMAAFLMAVYFNDMTKNELLKFTMLMRDSGDTIKFEGINRFLVDKHSTGGVGDKVTVILSPILSALGMANVKLSGKGLGHTGGTIDKFESIQGFKFSTTKEEITKIANKTGIGLMGYSNKIVPLDKKLYSLRDVTATVPSIPLIASSIMSKKLAIHSDVIILDVKVGDGAFMKNLDQAKKLAERMMEIGKGAGRKVKVVLSNMDEPLGYAVGNANEIIEAIEFLKGNYADDVKKVVYTIAGLALKEKGEISELCEAYEKIDKVIKNGSALRILGEFIGESGGNKELVNNYDLLPKAKYKMEIFSENAGYIKRIKTEKIGKAAMIIGAGRAKKGDEIDHSAGINIFKKAGEKIAKNEKIAEIYYNDNKNITESQNMVLEAFELTKEKVEKPEAILEIIE
- the secA gene encoding preprotein translocase subunit SecA, with amino-acid sequence MLKKLGEKIFGTSDDREIKKMQKLVNKINEIEPIFEKLTDEQLQHKTVEFKERLAKESLDDILVEAFATVRETAKRLLGMRHYDVQLIGGMILHKGSIAEMKTGEGKTLMSTLAIYLNALPGKGVHVVTVNDYLAKRDRDIMAGLFEFLGLTSGVVVGNITPEQRKNAYNCDITYGTNNEFGFDYLRDNMVGELDEKVQRGHNYVIVDEIDSILIDEARTPLIISGAAEETTEWYNTFAEVAKKLKRSYKTEEIKDKKNTVIPDEDWEDYEVDEKSHTVTITDKGIKNVERILKIENLYSPEYVELTHFLTQALKAKELFKLDRDYIINDDNEVIIVDEFTGRLMEGRRYSDGLHQAIEAKEKLEVAGENQTLATITLQNYFRMYEKLSGMTGTAKTEEDEFKQIYKLKVIVVPTNRPVARVDLPDVIYMNKNAKYKAIARKIEELYEKGQPVLVGTASIQHSEEVSALLKKAKIPHEILNAKHHEREAEIIAQAGRFKTVTIATNMAGRGTDIKLGGDAESFATKVAVKGTPEYEDVYKTYAKECEEDKKRVIEAGGLFILGTERHESRRIDNQLRGRAGRQGDPGTSEFYLSLDDDLMRLFGGDKLKAMMKMLKIDEDEEIRHKQISKSVENAQKRIESRNFSSRKSLIEYDDVNNTQREVVYEQRDAILKNENLKELITGMISDTVDDIVNSAYVGEGNGEKDFNLLADKLQETFEYEISEDLQDASAEEISDKVYDDLIKVYDEKEEAVGSEVFRRIERYIMLEVLDSKWRQHLKDLTELREGIRLRSYGQRNPIHDYKIVAFDVYNEMIDAIKRETSSFILKLRVRSEEDTNNLTHEEVSNVKYEHNENEMIGDDVPNDAINEPRRPLSRRERRERERRNV
- the nspC gene encoding carboxynorspermidine decarboxylase, producing the protein MPKNKYIDMDITNLPTPAFIVDERLLKRNLEILKSVIDRTGCKILLAQKGFSMFYFYPLIGKYLNGTTASSLFEARLGYEEMELKNTERKLETHIFNPSYREDEFDEIMKITNHIVFNSFNQWRKFKDKVREFEEKNGKKISCGLRLNPEFSEVETEIYNPAGRFSRFGVTLENFREDEIEGLDGFHFHALCEQNSDALENVLKIFEKKFGKYLYDMKWLNFGGGHHITRADYDVEKLIKWINYIKEKYDVEVYLEPGEAVALNTGFLVSEVLDITKNEMDILLMDTSASCHMPDVIEMPYRPFIFGSGIPGEKKYTYRLGGPTCLAGDIIGDYSFDEPVKVGDKLIFTDMAHYSMVKTNTFNGINLPAIAVYTEKGGVEVIRRFTYEDFRNRLS
- a CDS encoding ABC transporter permease, giving the protein MDFLESLKLSLSNLLSYKVRSFLTMLGIIIGIGAVIMMSSLGAGMKQNITGDLNKLGVGNFNISIDTSPGQTYKTEDLMTEKDIENIKKIEEVEAVSPTSSAFARIEIDGNTKMFMGTGVTEDYFKISNFTIVKGRKFLPSEYKKDGRFIIIDSSTAEQLYPDENPIGKKVTLNFKKNRYELVIVGVYKDPYSSLNFGGGGGAPSSGLIPNQFLVFINGGEQNKFEELQVKATSANSLNIAMAEVKDLMSRRGSSFDKYNVRSESSGLDQFNNILNMVTLFISGVAGISLFVGGIGVMNIMLVSVTERIREVGLRKALGARTKDILVQFLIEAVILTFFGGIIGVAIGYSLALLIGIFIKTSPILSPGVVLICIFVSTIIGLVFGVYPAKKAAALEPMEALRTD
- a CDS encoding ABC transporter ATP-binding protein; amino-acid sequence: MIDVKDIVKTYKNGNLELTVLKGLNLSVKKGEFVAFMGPSGSGKSTLMNILGCLDSLTSGTYILDGQDVSRIKGDALAKVRNEKIGFVFQTFNLLPKMNAVENVALPALYAGVKKSERIKRAIEALESVGLGDRIHHKPNEMSGGQRQRVAIARAIINNPNILLADEPTGNLDSKSTEEILEIFKKLNDKGTTIVMVTHEEDVAEHCKRIIRLKDGVIEKDEIVVNRRGV
- a CDS encoding efflux RND transporter periplasmic adaptor subunit, coding for MEKNYILKDKKDKKNIAKIFSIFSILLFCLISCGKKDEGAEYEVTRVGMGDISLSVSKTGQVVSDNVVSVYTSSSQRVKDVFFKTGDNVKKGDVVVTFYPADKNETLRKIQMKNLEIQKYERNLASAQSSLRRKKETKNLEIQQKSRDLHNAEELYKVGGETRVNVDDARKALRTSRLESDTVDSEERTNIEDARTALKTARLELATLQEDMTLIKNEITSPVDGVITEMTADENYKVNTESTLFKVSDSKNMKVEVSLSDTQVKDIEVGQRVEITSDALPKGEKVEGYVSQIAGVAKKSENLDESNTTVTIKMNDTKNLRPGTTINATIFYEERKNVVKIPYSAVINENEKYFVFTVGKDKKITKREVKVGVSDESNYEIISGLNMGESIISVVDETLKDGQKIKIADPKKPKKDNKKIIKSQDVESVPAGEAAPGGPGPM